The following are encoded in a window of Gasterosteus aculeatus chromosome 5, fGasAcu3.hap1.1, whole genome shotgun sequence genomic DNA:
- the mrpl38 gene encoding large ribosomal subunit protein mL38 yields MALRCVCISALRTGTDFGVNNARTFVSTAVLCRRPTPRGPLPNDEFDAQNLESVERYRSYTRYLKQAEETTNQPAWWKTYRSYVERNDPEHGAEKVDIGLPYYRPSRTKEAKERKQVMKENKKNVELERACRLRTFKIPLDRVHETWEKSSGPFHVKRLADHYGVFRDLFPMAYFLPQVPLRILYGQDNSGQVHYGNRLTPTEAASFPQISFDAEEGSLWTLLLTCPDEHLLDNETEYVHWLVGNIPDAAVQAGEELCHYLPPFPARGTGFHRYVYVLFKQERPVNFREDVRPSPCHSLVDRSFKTMDFYRKHQDNMTPAGLAFFQCQWDESVSDTFHNTLDMREPVFEFIRPPVYHPPQVKYPHRQPLRYLDRYRDGKKHSYGIY; encoded by the exons ATGGCGCTGCGCTGCGTCTGCATCAGTGCCCTGCGAACTGGGACAGATTTTGGGGTCAATAATGCCAGAACATTTGTCTCAACAG CGGTCCTCTGCAGGCGGCCCACACCTCGGGGTCCACTGCCCAATGACGAGTTTGACGCTCAAAACCTGGAGTCGGTGGAGCGGTACCGCAGCTACACTCGTTACCTGAAACAAGCCGAGGAGACCACCAACCAACCTGCCTGGTGGAAGACCTACAGGAGCTACGTGGAAAGAAATGACCCCGAGCACG GAGCAGAAAAAGTGGACATTGGACTTCCGTACTATCGACCCAGCAGGACCAAAGAGGcaaaggagaggaagcaggtgaTGAAGGAGAACAAGAAGAACGTTGAGCTGGAGAGGGCTTGTCGTCTGCGCACTT TTAAGATCCCCCTGGATCGAGTGCATGAGACCTGGGAGAAGAGCAGCGGTCCGTTTCATGTAAAGAGGCTGGCCGACCACTACGGCGTCTTCAGGGATCTCTTCCCCATGGCGTATTTCCTTCCTCAAGTCCCACTCCGGATCCTCTATGGCCAGGACAACAGTGGTCAAGTGCATTATGGGAATCGGCTGACACCAACAGAA GCAGCTTCTTTCCCTCAAATCAGCTTCGATGCAGAGGAGGGCTCCCTGTGGACCCTTCTGCTCACCTGTCCAG atgagcATCTTCTGGATAATGAAACTGAATATGTCCATTGGCTGGT AGGGAACATACCGGACGCAGCTGTGCAGGCCGGGGAAGAGCTGTGTCACTACCTGCCCCCGTTCCCTGCCAGAGGAACGGGCTTCCACCGCTACGTCTATGTCCTCTTCAAGCAAGAGAGACCCGTCAACTTCCGGGAGGATGTCAGGCCGTCGCCCTG CCATTCTCTGGTGGATCGTTCCTTTAAGACGATGGATTTCTACAGAAAGCACCAGGACAACATGACACCTGCAGGCTTGGCTTTCTTCCAGTGTCAGTGGGACGAATCCGTCTCCGACACCTTTCATAACACACTCG ATATGAGGGAGCCAGTGTTTGAGTTCATCCGGCCTCCAGTGTACCATCCTCCACAGGTCAAATACCCTCATCGACAGCCGTTACGCTACCTAGACAGATACAGAGATGGCAAGAAGCACAGCTATGGAATATATTGA
- the trim65 gene encoding E3 ubiquitin-protein ligase TRIM65 isoform X2 — MYLSVEGMESQNSSLICAICLDRFRIPVTIPCGHTFCQKCIATHWDTKSKSGIGPGCPMCNEEFATRPVLKRNVSMSVLTEAANSTGPCCRESLARGGEATRPMLLCDRHKKPLVYYCRQDKMSVCCECGISECANHDKVLLEAERENQELLLERKSNEVGKLTEETLKSIADLAENINQAEVTLQQTSSWVSVKFSALIKILVEKQEATELFIQEQKKVAMNEAAARQAELEERCQKLGESQSQIAAVRNLSDTDLIKESMVLEVPRFKDIPTVVTSNLQDRLNGVTDVLTRVSKLVFEDLEKAVNAAVSADEEGSPQDKRPILAVVPSPAAPCHPGGKEGLTAYRCSLTFDPRTANGHLFLSQEYRKAEHLTSGPRTVPPHEARFDHTWQVLCFQGFTHGQHYWELEVSKPWAYLGVTYETIPRKEKAKRSMVGMNELSWSLQLDEHQLSAWHDGRREIVAGASRHSRIGMLLDYEAGTLTYYGDGQTRLHAFHCAFSRELFPACWIGEGVSVTLCSP, encoded by the exons ATGTATTTATCTGTTGAAGGG ATGGAGTCTCAGAATTCAAGCCTGATCTGCGCCATATGCCTGGACCGCTTCCGGATCCCCGTCACCATCCCCTGCGGTCACACCTTCTGTCAAAAGTGCATCGCCACTCACTGGGACACCAAGAGCAAGTCTGGCATCGGCCCTGGGTGCCCGATGTGCAACGAGGAGTTCGCCACCAGGCCCGTTCTCAAGAGGAACGTGTCCATGTCGGTCCTGACCGAGGCCGCAAACAGCACCGGCCCCTGCTGTAGAGAGTCACTCGCCAGGGGGGGCGAAGCGACGAGACCCATGCTGCTGTGCGATCGCCATAAAAAGCCGCTGGTTTACTACTGCAGGCAGGACAAAATGTCTGTGTGCTGCGAGTGCGGCATCTCGGAGTGTGCAAACCACGACAAGGTGTTGCTGGAGGCGGAAAGGGAAAATCAAGAG ctgctgctggaaaggAAGAGTAACGAGGTGGGAAAACTCACTGAAGAGACGCTGAAAAGTATCGCAGACTTGGCTGAGAATATCAATCAAGCTGAG GTGACTCTTCAGCAGACCTCCAGCTGGGTCAGTGTCAAGTTCTCCGCCCTGATCAAGATACTGGTTGAGAAGCAGGAGGCTACAGAGCTCTTTATTCAGGAGCAGAAAAAAGTCGCCATGAACGAGGCAGCGGCGCGGCAAGCGGAGCTCGAGGAGCGCTGCCAGAAACTCGGAGAGAGCCAGTCGCAGATCGCAGCTGTACGTAACCTCTCCGATACAGATCTCATCAAG GAATCAATGGTCCTGGAAGTCCCACGTTTCAAAGACATCCCCACAGTAGTGACTTCAAACCTTCAAGATCGATTGAACGGCGTCACCGATGTCCTGACCCGAGTCTCCAAGCTGGTGTTTGAGGACCTGGAGAAAGCTGTGAACGCCGCTGTGAGTGCGGACGAAGAAG GTTCACCTCAGGACAAAAGGCCGATCCTAGCTGTCGTTCCCAGTCCGGCCGCTCCGTGCCACCCGGGGGGGAAGGAGGGCCTTACTGCTT aCCGCTGCTCTCTGACCTTCGACCCCCGCACGGCCAACGGGCACCTGTTTCTGTCTCAGGAGTACCGCAAGGCGGAGCACCTGACCTCCGGGCCGCGCACCGTCCCGCCCCACGAAGCGCGCTTCGACCACACGTGGCAGGTGCTCTGCTTTCAGGGCTTCACACATGGGCAGCACTACTGGGAGCTGGAGGTGTCCAAGCCCTGGGCCTACCTCGGG GTCACCTATGAGACCATCCCCAGGAAGGAGAAGGCCAAGAGGTCCATGGTGGGTATGAACGAGCTGTCTTGGAGCCTGCAGCTCGACGAGCACCAGCTCAGCGCCTGGCACGACGGCCGGCGGGAGATTGTGGCCGGCGCGTCGCGGCACAGCCGCATCGGCATGCTGCTGGACTACGAGGCGGGGACACTCACGTACTACGGAGACGGACAGACCAGGCTGCACGCCTTCCACTGTGCCTTCAGCCGGGAGCTGTTCCCCGCCTGCTGGATAGGTGAGGGAGTCAGCGTCACCCTCTGCTCCCCGTGA
- the trim65 gene encoding E3 ubiquitin-protein ligase TRIM65 isoform X1, protein MYLSVEGRSTHPSQMESQNSSLICAICLDRFRIPVTIPCGHTFCQKCIATHWDTKSKSGIGPGCPMCNEEFATRPVLKRNVSMSVLTEAANSTGPCCRESLARGGEATRPMLLCDRHKKPLVYYCRQDKMSVCCECGISECANHDKVLLEAERENQELLLERKSNEVGKLTEETLKSIADLAENINQAEVTLQQTSSWVSVKFSALIKILVEKQEATELFIQEQKKVAMNEAAARQAELEERCQKLGESQSQIAAVRNLSDTDLIKESMVLEVPRFKDIPTVVTSNLQDRLNGVTDVLTRVSKLVFEDLEKAVNAAVSADEEGSPQDKRPILAVVPSPAAPCHPGGKEGLTAYRCSLTFDPRTANGHLFLSQEYRKAEHLTSGPRTVPPHEARFDHTWQVLCFQGFTHGQHYWELEVSKPWAYLGVTYETIPRKEKAKRSMVGMNELSWSLQLDEHQLSAWHDGRREIVAGASRHSRIGMLLDYEAGTLTYYGDGQTRLHAFHCAFSRELFPACWIGEGVSVTLCSP, encoded by the exons ATGTATTTATCTGTTGAAGGG AGGTCCACTCATCCGTCACAGATGGAGTCTCAGAATTCAAGCCTGATCTGCGCCATATGCCTGGACCGCTTCCGGATCCCCGTCACCATCCCCTGCGGTCACACCTTCTGTCAAAAGTGCATCGCCACTCACTGGGACACCAAGAGCAAGTCTGGCATCGGCCCTGGGTGCCCGATGTGCAACGAGGAGTTCGCCACCAGGCCCGTTCTCAAGAGGAACGTGTCCATGTCGGTCCTGACCGAGGCCGCAAACAGCACCGGCCCCTGCTGTAGAGAGTCACTCGCCAGGGGGGGCGAAGCGACGAGACCCATGCTGCTGTGCGATCGCCATAAAAAGCCGCTGGTTTACTACTGCAGGCAGGACAAAATGTCTGTGTGCTGCGAGTGCGGCATCTCGGAGTGTGCAAACCACGACAAGGTGTTGCTGGAGGCGGAAAGGGAAAATCAAGAG ctgctgctggaaaggAAGAGTAACGAGGTGGGAAAACTCACTGAAGAGACGCTGAAAAGTATCGCAGACTTGGCTGAGAATATCAATCAAGCTGAG GTGACTCTTCAGCAGACCTCCAGCTGGGTCAGTGTCAAGTTCTCCGCCCTGATCAAGATACTGGTTGAGAAGCAGGAGGCTACAGAGCTCTTTATTCAGGAGCAGAAAAAAGTCGCCATGAACGAGGCAGCGGCGCGGCAAGCGGAGCTCGAGGAGCGCTGCCAGAAACTCGGAGAGAGCCAGTCGCAGATCGCAGCTGTACGTAACCTCTCCGATACAGATCTCATCAAG GAATCAATGGTCCTGGAAGTCCCACGTTTCAAAGACATCCCCACAGTAGTGACTTCAAACCTTCAAGATCGATTGAACGGCGTCACCGATGTCCTGACCCGAGTCTCCAAGCTGGTGTTTGAGGACCTGGAGAAAGCTGTGAACGCCGCTGTGAGTGCGGACGAAGAAG GTTCACCTCAGGACAAAAGGCCGATCCTAGCTGTCGTTCCCAGTCCGGCCGCTCCGTGCCACCCGGGGGGGAAGGAGGGCCTTACTGCTT aCCGCTGCTCTCTGACCTTCGACCCCCGCACGGCCAACGGGCACCTGTTTCTGTCTCAGGAGTACCGCAAGGCGGAGCACCTGACCTCCGGGCCGCGCACCGTCCCGCCCCACGAAGCGCGCTTCGACCACACGTGGCAGGTGCTCTGCTTTCAGGGCTTCACACATGGGCAGCACTACTGGGAGCTGGAGGTGTCCAAGCCCTGGGCCTACCTCGGG GTCACCTATGAGACCATCCCCAGGAAGGAGAAGGCCAAGAGGTCCATGGTGGGTATGAACGAGCTGTCTTGGAGCCTGCAGCTCGACGAGCACCAGCTCAGCGCCTGGCACGACGGCCGGCGGGAGATTGTGGCCGGCGCGTCGCGGCACAGCCGCATCGGCATGCTGCTGGACTACGAGGCGGGGACACTCACGTACTACGGAGACGGACAGACCAGGCTGCACGCCTTCCACTGTGCCTTCAGCCGGGAGCTGTTCCCCGCCTGCTGGATAGGTGAGGGAGTCAGCGTCACCCTCTGCTCCCCGTGA